The following proteins are co-located in the Granulicella pectinivorans genome:
- the rpmG gene encoding 50S ribosomal protein L33, which translates to MRTIIKLVSSAGTGHFYTTTKNPKLKSGKLELSKYDPKIRKHVPYREAKA; encoded by the coding sequence ATGCGGACAATCATCAAGCTCGTTTCGTCGGCCGGCACTGGCCACTTCTACACCACCACCAAGAATCCGAAGCTCAAGAGCGGCAAGCTTGAGCTCTCGAAGTACGACCCCAAGATCCGCAAGCACGTCCCCTACCGCGAAGCCAAGGCATAA
- a CDS encoding SDR family NAD(P)-dependent oxidoreductase → MGHSLFDLTGKVAVVVGGTSGIGLAMAIGLAEAGADVVASSRRQEQVDEAATTIEGKGRRSLRLTSDVADRGSLEKLLEGTLAEFGQVDILINCAGKIKRAPTLDFPEDLWNDIMDTNVTGTLRACQIFGKHMLERGYGRIINIASLNTFVSLKEVTAYAASKAAVGALTKSLAVEWSSQGVTVNAIAPGVFRTALNAELLDKSERGKELRMRTPMGRFGKTEELVGSAIYLASDASAFVTGEILVVDGGFLASGVNQ, encoded by the coding sequence ATGGGGCACTCGTTGTTTGATCTGACCGGTAAGGTCGCGGTGGTGGTTGGTGGTACTTCAGGCATCGGTTTGGCGATGGCAATCGGGCTGGCAGAGGCCGGCGCGGATGTGGTCGCGAGTTCGCGGCGGCAGGAGCAGGTCGATGAGGCGGCAACGACGATCGAGGGCAAGGGCCGCAGGTCGCTGCGTTTGACCTCGGATGTGGCCGACCGTGGTTCGCTCGAGAAGCTGCTGGAAGGCACGCTGGCGGAGTTCGGACAGGTCGATATCCTGATCAACTGCGCAGGCAAGATCAAGCGCGCGCCAACCCTCGATTTCCCCGAGGATCTGTGGAACGACATCATGGACACCAACGTGACCGGAACGCTGCGGGCCTGCCAGATCTTCGGCAAGCATATGCTGGAGCGCGGATACGGACGCATTATCAACATCGCTTCCCTGAATACGTTCGTAAGTCTTAAGGAAGTAACGGCTTATGCCGCTTCGAAGGCAGCAGTTGGCGCCCTGACGAAGTCTTTGGCCGTTGAGTGGAGCTCGCAGGGCGTGACCGTCAATGCGATCGCTCCGGGCGTCTTCCGGACCGCCCTGAACGCGGAGTTGCTGGACAAGAGCGAGCGCGGCAAGGAGCTGCGGATGCGCACGCCGATGGGGCGTTTCGGCAAGACGGAGGAGCTGGTTGGCTCCGCAATCTATCTGGCGAGCGATGCTTCGGCGTTTGTGACCGGCGAGATTCTGGTCGTCGACGGCGGGTTCCTGGCTAGCGGCGTGAATCAGTAA
- a CDS encoding GlcG/HbpS family heme-binding protein codes for MIQLADARRILAAAEKKAEEIGQPMNVAVVDAGGNLVAFERMENAWLGSIDISQKKAWTSRAFDITTKDLGANSQSGDQFFGIHASNDGKVMIFAGGIPIKKDGKVVGAIGVSGGSGAQDHAVAEAGVAAY; via the coding sequence ATGATTCAGTTAGCAGACGCTCGTCGCATCCTCGCAGCAGCGGAGAAGAAGGCGGAAGAGATTGGGCAGCCGATGAACGTTGCGGTGGTCGATGCGGGTGGAAACCTGGTGGCGTTTGAGCGGATGGAGAATGCCTGGCTAGGCTCGATCGATATCTCGCAGAAGAAGGCCTGGACCTCGCGTGCGTTCGACATTACGACCAAGGACCTGGGAGCGAACTCTCAGTCGGGCGATCAGTTCTTTGGGATCCACGCTTCGAACGATGGGAAGGTGATGATCTTCGCCGGCGGAATTCCGATCAAGAAGGACGGGAAGGTTGTGGGAGCGATCGGCGTCAGCGGTGGTTCCGGAGCGCAGGACCATGCGGTGGCTGAGGCGGGTGTGGCGGCATATTAG
- the rpmB gene encoding 50S ribosomal protein L28 codes for MAKVCLVTGKRPMSGNKRSHANNKSRRRWEPNLQWKRVWVASEKRFIRMRISMAGLRNITKLGYDAAMLKSKAKAA; via the coding sequence ATGGCCAAGGTATGTCTAGTAACGGGCAAGCGCCCGATGAGTGGTAACAAGCGTTCGCACGCGAATAACAAGTCGCGTCGCCGCTGGGAGCCGAACCTGCAGTGGAAGCGCGTTTGGGTAGCCTCCGAAAAGCGTTTCATCCGTATGCGCATCAGCATGGCCGGACTGCGTAACATCACCAAACTCGGATACGACGCAGCTATGCTCAAGTCCAAAGCGAAGGCGGCCTAA